GGGCGTTGCCGGTCGCCGCCACATGCCGCGCCACGGCAAGCACCCCACGCACCGCCCGCAGCTGCCCGTCGAGCCCCAACTCCCCCACAGCGCATGTCTGGAGCAAGCACTCCGCAGGGAGCTGACCACTCGCCGCCAGCAGCGCCAGCGCAATGGGCAGGTCGAACGCGGTGCCTGTTTTGGGCAGGTCACCGGGCTGCAGATTCACCGTGACCCGACGCGGCGGCACGGTGAACCCGCTGTTGGCCAGCGCCGCATGCACGCGGTCGCGGCTCTCCTTCACTGCCGTCGCCGCCAACCCGACGAGCGTCCACTGCGGCAGCCCGTTGGCTACATGCACCTCGACAAGCACATCGAGGGCGTCGATTCCCAGTACGGCGGCGGAAGGCGCGGCGGCAAGCATGGGGCAACAGTAGGCGCGCCATGCGGTTCGTGTGTCACCGGAAAATTGGGCGTTGGGTCATTCGGACGCGGGCGGCAGAAACAAAGCAGTTCCGGGTTCTGAGTTCGAGTGACGAGTGGCGAGTTACACTCACGACTCAGAACTCTTACTCAGAACCCGGAACTTGATCGGTCAGCCGACGATACCGCGCCCGCCCGCTACATCGCCGTGCGCGCCGCCGCGCCCAGCGTGTGCTTGGCCATCCACTCGTACTCGCGCTTCATGCGGTCCAGCTGGTGATAGTACTCGCCTAGCCCGTGCCCCTCACGCGGGTAGAACACCAGCTCCACCGTCTTGCCCCTGTCCTTGAGCGACCGGTAGAACTCCATGGGCTGCCCAATGGGCACCCGCTCGTCGTTGCTGCCGTGCAGAATGAGCAGTGGCGTGGTGACCTTGTCGCTGTACGAAATGCCCGAGCGCTCCAGGTACTTGCGCACGTTCGCGTTCACGATGGACCCGTCGTACTGCGGCTGCCCGAAGAAGGTGTTGATGTACCCCGGAATGTCGGTGGTGCCCGCCATGCTCAGCAGCGACGGCAGCCCGGCGCCCATCATGGCCGCCTTGAAGCGCCCCGTCTGGCTCACCACCCAGCTCGTCATGTAGCCGCCGTAGCTCCACCCCTCGAACGCCATCTTCGACGAGTCCGCCACGCCGCGCTTGATGAGCGCATCCACCCCGGTCATGATGTCCTTGTAGTCGCCGCCACCCCAGTCGCCGGTGTTGGCGTGCATCCACCACTCGCCATAACCGGTAGAGCCGCGCGGATTGGGGTAGAACACCGCCCACCCGCGCGCCGCCCAGGTCTGCCCCGGGTCGGTGCCCGCCTTGAATCCCGCCGTGTGCACACCCGTGGGGCCGCCGTGCGCCGACACCACCAGCGGCACTTTGGTGCCCTCCCGATAGCCCACGGGCAGCAGCAGCACCCCTTCGGCGGTCTTGCCGTCGAAGCTCTTCCAGGTGATCACCTGTGACGCACCCAGCGTGCGCTCCGACAGCCACGGGTTGGTGGTGGTGATGCGCCGCGGCGACGCCAGCGAGGCATCGGTCACGTACACCTCCGTGGGCCACTCGGCGCTGTTGAGCGCCAGCGCCAGCACCGACCCGTTGGCACTGGGCGACACGCCCCCCACCAGCAGCTTCTGCGTGCGCTGGCTGTACGTCTTGCTGGCCACGTCGTAGGCGTAGAGCGACTGGTACACCCGGTCGCTGGCAGTGAACCACAGCTCCTTGCCGTTGGGCGACCAGCGCACGGCGCCCGGGCTCACGTCGAACGACGGCTGCGCATGGTTGGTGAGCGTGCGCGTGGCCACGTCCATGGTGATGAGGCGCGCGTTGCGCAGCGTACGCGGCATGATGCCGTCCTTGTGCGGCGCGAACTCGTGCGGCACGCTCGTCCACGCCAGCGTCTTGCCGTCGGGCGAGAAGGCGGGCGCGCTCTCCACCTGATGATCGGTGGTGAGCGGCGTGAGCTGCTTGCTGGCAATGTCCACCAGATACGCATCGTGCCGCTCGTCGCGGATCATGGTGGTGGGGCTCGCGTAGAACGCCAGCGTGCGGCCATCGGGCGACCAGCTGGGGAGCGCGCTCACCGTGTAGTTGCCGCTCGTCACCTTCGTGGCGGCCCCGCTCGTGGCGTCCACCACCCAGATGTGCACGAAGCGGAAGTCGCCCTCGTACACCTTGGGGTCGTCACGACGACGCAGCCGCGCCTCCTGTTCGCGCGTGAGCGTGTCGGTGGTGAGCAGCGCGATCCTGCTGCCATCGGGGCTCCACACGTAGCCGTTCACCCCGTCCTTGATGGTGGTGAGCTGCCGCGCTTCCCCGCCGTCGGCGGGCAGCAGCCAGAGCTGCGGGCGTGGGGCGTTCTCGCCGGTGCCCGTGCCACGCGCGGCCACGAAGGCGATGGTCTTGCCGTCGGGGCTCCAGGTGGGCTGGCTTTCGCCGCGCTCGCCAAAGGTGAGCTGACGCGAGGCGCCGCCGGCCGCCGGCACGATGAACACGTGCGAGCGGCGCTCGTGCACCTCGCCGAGTGCCGTATCACCCTTGGCCTGCGGATGTTCCCACGCACTCACGGTGTAGAGCACGCGACTGCCGTCGGGGGACATGGCCACGCCCGCCACGGCCTTGAGACGCATCACATCGGCCTCGTCGAGGCCGCGGGGTTGGGCCGACAGGGTGAACGGCAGCAGAAGCACGCCGAGCAGGAACCGGGTTCGCATGATGGGGAGGGTTGGGGTTCGAGTCGAAGTTACCGGCGGGTGATCACACGTCCAGCACGCACGCCGGTGGCCTTGCCGCCGTCCACCGCCACGGTGCCGTTCACCACCACGGTTTCGATGCCCAGCGGGTACTGATGGGGCTCGGTGAAGGTGGCCTGGTCCTTCACCGCGGTGGCGTCGAAGATCACCACATCGGCCACGGCGCCTTCACGCAGGACGCCGCGGTCGGCAAGCCCCAGCCGGCGGGCGGGCATCTGCGTCATCTTGTGAATGGCGGTTTCGAGCGGCAGCAGCCGCTGCTGGCGCACGTACTCGCCCAGCACCCGTGGAAAGGTGCCGTACGCGCGAGGGTGCGGATGCCCGTCACCCGGGCGCGACAGCCGCCCGTCGCTGGCGATCATGGTGAAGGGCGCCGTCATGATGCGACGCACGTCGCCTTCGTCGAGCACGTGGTAGATGGCGTTGGCGCCGCCATTCAGCATGGCCTCGAGCACCAGCGCCGCGCCGTTCTCCGGTGTGGGGGCCAGGTTGCGGCGCGCCGCCCAGTCCTTGAGCGTCTTCCCCTCGAGGGACTTGTCCCAGTTCACGCGCGAGAACTGCACGCGCGCGAGATCGCCGCCGCCGCGATCGTTGAGGATGTTGAAGACGATGCCGCGCACGATGCTGTCCTTGAGCGCGGCGTTCGCGAGACGTCGCCGGAACTCGGCGTCGCCTCCGGCCATGGCCCAGCTGGGCACCAGTACCCCAATGCCCGTGTGGGTGGCGGTGTAGGGGTACTGGTCCACCATCACATCGGTACCCGCCCGGCGCGCGCTGTCCACCATGGCCAGGGTGAGCGTGCTCTTGCCCCACATCTGCTGCCCCACCGCCTTGTGGTGCGTGAGCACCACGGGAATCTTCGCGCGACGGCCAATCTCCAGCGCTTCCGCCACGCCTTCCAGCAGACCAATCCCTTCCTTGCGCAGGTGGCTGGTGTAGATGCCCCCGCTGTCGGCGGCCGTCTGTGACAGCGCGATGACCTCCTCCACATTGCTGTAGGTACCCGGCAGGTACAGCAACCCGGTGCTGAGCCCGAACGCCCCCTGCCCCATGGCCACGGCCACCAGCTGCTGCATGCGCGCCAGCTCGGCCGCGTTCGGGGCGCGCGCCGCCATGCCCAGGACCGCACGGCGCACATCGTTGTGCCCCACGAGGTAGCCCACGTTGATGCCGGGCTTCGCGGTGCGCACGCTGTCGAGATAGGGGCCCAGCGGCAGCGGGGAGCCGCCATCGGGGCCGCCCAGCGCGAACGTGACGCCCTGCCGCAGTGCGCTCTCCATGAGCGGCAGCTCGAGCAGGGGTTCGAGATGCGCGTGCAGGTCGATGAACCCGGGCGACACCATGCGCCCCGTGGCATCGATGACGCGGGCGGCGCCGGCGCGCGAGAGGGTGGTGCCCACGGCCACGATGCGATCACCGCGAATGGCCACATCGGCCCGGCGCGGCGCACTGTTGGTGCCGTCCACCACCAGGCCGTTCACGATGAGCAGGTCCACGCCCTGCGAGCGGGCGGCCGCGCTGCTCCGGGCAAAGAAAAACCCGCCGGCCAGAAGGCCGACGGGAATGAGGACGCGCCACCGGGCGATCATTTGCCGACGATGCGGTCGAGCGTCACATCGAACACGAGCGTGGAGTTGGGCGGAATCGATCCCGCTCGCTCGTTGCGGTAAGCGAGCAGCGAGCCAATCACGAGCTTGCGCTGCCCCCCCACCCGCATGCCGGGGAGCCCCTGCTCCCACCCGGGAATGACGCCGTTGCGCCCCAGCCGGTAGGAGAAGGCGCCCTGATCGAACACCTGCCCGTTGGTGAGCATGCCGCGGTAGGTCACGAAGATGGAGTCGCCAGTGACCGCCGTGGCCCCGGTGCCGACCGGGTTGTCGCGAACGAACAGGTTGTCGTTGAGTCGGGTCATCTGGGCAATGACGACGCCGGTGGAGGTGGCGTACGTCTCGACGGCCGGATTGGACGGGATATCGGGCGACGTGCTCTCCGTGCCGCCGCAGGCAGCGAAAAGGCCGGCGGCGCCGGCGGCCAGCGTGAGTCGGGCAAA
The DNA window shown above is from Gemmatimonas sp. and carries:
- a CDS encoding S9 family peptidase, coding for MRTRFLLGVLLLPFTLSAQPRGLDEADVMRLKAVAGVAMSPDGSRVLYTVSAWEHPQAKGDTALGEVHERRSHVFIVPAAGGASRQLTFGERGESQPTWSPDGKTIAFVAARGTGTGENAPRPQLWLLPADGGEARQLTTIKDGVNGYVWSPDGSRIALLTTDTLTREQEARLRRRDDPKVYEGDFRFVHIWVVDATSGAATKVTSGNYTVSALPSWSPDGRTLAFYASPTTMIRDERHDAYLVDIASKQLTPLTTDHQVESAPAFSPDGKTLAWTSVPHEFAPHKDGIMPRTLRNARLITMDVATRTLTNHAQPSFDVSPGAVRWSPNGKELWFTASDRVYQSLYAYDVASKTYSQRTQKLLVGGVSPSANGSVLALALNSAEWPTEVYVTDASLASPRRITTTNPWLSERTLGASQVITWKSFDGKTAEGVLLLPVGYREGTKVPLVVSAHGGPTGVHTAGFKAGTDPGQTWAARGWAVFYPNPRGSTGYGEWWMHANTGDWGGGDYKDIMTGVDALIKRGVADSSKMAFEGWSYGGYMTSWVVSQTGRFKAAMMGAGLPSLLSMAGTTDIPGYINTFFGQPQYDGSIVNANVRKYLERSGISYSDKVTTPLLILHGSNDERVPIGQPMEFYRSLKDRGKTVELVFYPREGHGLGEYYHQLDRMKREYEWMAKHTLGAAARTAM
- a CDS encoding D-aminoacylase → MIARWRVLIPVGLLAGGFFFARSSAAARSQGVDLLIVNGLVVDGTNSAPRRADVAIRGDRIVAVGTTLSRAGAARVIDATGRMVSPGFIDLHAHLEPLLELPLMESALRQGVTFALGGPDGGSPLPLGPYLDSVRTAKPGINVGYLVGHNDVRRAVLGMAARAPNAAELARMQQLVAVAMGQGAFGLSTGLLYLPGTYSNVEEVIALSQTAADSGGIYTSHLRKEGIGLLEGVAEALEIGRRAKIPVVLTHHKAVGQQMWGKSTLTLAMVDSARRAGTDVMVDQYPYTATHTGIGVLVPSWAMAGGDAEFRRRLANAALKDSIVRGIVFNILNDRGGGDLARVQFSRVNWDKSLEGKTLKDWAARRNLAPTPENGAALVLEAMLNGGANAIYHVLDEGDVRRIMTAPFTMIASDGRLSRPGDGHPHPRAYGTFPRVLGEYVRQQRLLPLETAIHKMTQMPARRLGLADRGVLREGAVADVVIFDATAVKDQATFTEPHQYPLGIETVVVNGTVAVDGGKATGVRAGRVITRR
- a CDS encoding FKBP-type peptidyl-prolyl cis-trans isomerase, whose amino-acid sequence is MSLSSSLRSFARLTLAAGAAGLFAACGGTESTSPDIPSNPAVETYATSTGVVIAQMTRLNDNLFVRDNPVGTGATAVTGDSIFVTYRGMLTNGQVFDQGAFSYRLGRNGVIPGWEQGLPGMRVGGQRKLVIGSLLAYRNERAGSIPPNSTLVFDVTLDRIVGK